One Streptomyces sp. CNQ-509 DNA window includes the following coding sequences:
- the rpmA gene encoding 50S ribosomal protein L27: MAHKKGASSTRNGRDSNAQRLGVKRFGGQVVGAGEIIIRQRGTKFHPGTGVGRGGDDTLFALIPGSVQFGTSRGRKVVNIVQDAE, from the coding sequence ATGGCACACAAGAAGGGCGCATCGTCCACTCGGAACGGTCGCGACTCCAACGCCCAGCGGCTCGGCGTCAAGCGCTTCGGCGGCCAGGTCGTCGGCGCCGGCGAGATCATCATCCGGCAGCGCGGCACCAAGTTCCACCCGGGCACGGGCGTGGGCCGCGGCGGCGACGACACGCTGTTCGCGCTCATCCCCGGCTCGGTCCAGTTCGGCACCAGCCGCGGCCGCAAGGTCGTGAACATCGTGCAGGACGCCGAGTAA
- the obgE gene encoding GTPase ObgE, with product MTTFVDRVTLHVAAGNGGHGCASVHREKFRPLGGPDGGNGGHGGDVILTVDQNVTTLIDYHHTPHRKATSGKPGEGGDRAGANGKDLVLPVPDGTVVLTKDGEVLADLVGHGTTFVAAQGGRGGLGNAALASQRRKAPGFALLGEPGTARDVVLELKTVADVALVGYPSAGKSSLISVVSAAKPKIADYPFTTLVPNLGVVTAGAVTYTIADVPGLIPGASEGRGLGLEFLRHVERCSVLVHVLDTATLESDRDPVSDLDVIEEELRAYGGLDDRPRVVVLNKIDIPDGRDLAEMVRPDLEARGFTVYEVSAVARTGLKELSYGLAGIVGEARAARPKQESTRIVIRPQAVDEAGFSVVREGGDADGALFRITGEKPERWVRQTDFGNDEAVGYLGDRLNRLGVEDRLRKAGAKPGDDVVIGTGEDAVVFDWEPAMASGAEMLGRRGEDHRFDTPRPAAQRRRERDAERAEEEYEDFDPFA from the coding sequence ATGACCACCTTCGTGGACCGCGTCACCCTGCACGTGGCCGCGGGCAACGGGGGACACGGCTGCGCCTCCGTTCACCGCGAGAAGTTCCGGCCGCTCGGCGGCCCCGACGGCGGCAACGGCGGTCACGGCGGTGACGTCATCCTCACCGTCGACCAGAACGTCACCACCCTGATCGACTACCACCACACCCCCCACCGCAAGGCCACCAGCGGCAAGCCGGGCGAGGGCGGCGACCGCGCGGGCGCCAACGGCAAGGACCTCGTCCTGCCGGTGCCGGACGGCACGGTCGTCCTCACCAAGGACGGCGAGGTGCTCGCGGACCTCGTCGGGCACGGCACGACCTTCGTCGCCGCCCAGGGCGGCCGCGGCGGCCTCGGCAACGCGGCGCTCGCCTCCCAGCGCCGCAAGGCCCCCGGCTTCGCGCTGCTCGGCGAGCCGGGCACCGCGCGCGACGTGGTGCTGGAGCTGAAGACCGTCGCCGACGTGGCGCTCGTCGGGTACCCGAGCGCGGGTAAGTCGTCCCTGATCAGCGTGGTGTCCGCGGCCAAGCCCAAGATCGCCGACTACCCCTTCACCACCCTGGTGCCCAACCTCGGCGTCGTCACCGCGGGCGCCGTGACGTACACGATCGCGGACGTCCCCGGCCTCATCCCCGGCGCCAGCGAGGGCCGCGGCCTGGGCCTGGAGTTCCTGCGGCACGTCGAGCGCTGCTCGGTGCTCGTGCACGTGCTGGACACCGCGACCCTGGAGTCCGACCGCGACCCGGTGAGCGACCTCGACGTCATCGAGGAGGAACTGCGCGCGTACGGCGGGCTGGACGACCGGCCGCGCGTGGTGGTCCTCAACAAGATCGACATCCCGGACGGGCGCGACCTCGCCGAGATGGTCCGCCCGGACCTCGAAGCGCGCGGCTTCACCGTCTACGAGGTCTCGGCGGTCGCGCGTACGGGCCTGAAGGAGCTGTCGTACGGGCTCGCCGGGATCGTCGGCGAGGCGCGCGCGGCCCGGCCCAAGCAGGAGTCGACGCGCATCGTCATCCGCCCGCAGGCCGTCGACGAGGCGGGCTTCTCCGTCGTCCGCGAGGGCGGCGACGCGGACGGGGCCCTGTTCCGTATCACCGGCGAGAAGCCGGAGCGCTGGGTGCGCCAGACCGACTTCGGCAACGACGAGGCCGTCGGCTACCTCGGCGACCGGCTCAACCGGCTCGGCGTCGAGGACCGGCTCCGCAAGGCCGGGGCGAAGCCCGGCGACGACGTCGTGATCGGCACCGGTGAGGACGCCGTCGTCTTCGACTGGGAGCCGGCCATGGCCTCCGGCGCGGAGATGCTGGGGCGGCGCGGCGAGGACCACCGCTTCGACACCCCGCGGCCGGCCGCGCAGCGCCGCCGGGAGCGGGACGCGGAGCGGGCGGAGGAGGAGTACGAGGACTTCGACCCCTTCGCCTGA